The Amycolatopsis viridis genome window below encodes:
- a CDS encoding cytochrome c oxidase assembly protein, with product MPSEVSEPATSRRASVLPLLLVCGLLAAVVAVALLALSGGATYQIVGLPDPGLVTQYGVGVVRVLADAASVVCVGSLLLATFLVPPQKSGILDRDGYAALRTAGAAAWVWFFAALASVLFTAADAAGKPVTELFSPQVLLDLVDAIEQPKAWLWTAGIALLLVLGCRLALSWGWTAVLFGVSLAGLVPVAVTGHSASGGSHDLATNSLLYHLVAASLWVGGLVALLALGWRRGDHLALAARRFSWLALVCWIVMAVSGVINALVRLPLSDLFTTEYGLLVVAKVVALLVLGVFGQQQRSRGVRAVVEGQGGGQLLRLAAIEVLIMFVTIGIATALGRTPPPQEAVQPSTTELLIGYNLPGPPTVLRLLFDWRFDLVFGTAAIVLAVSYLAGVRRLRRKGVAWPAGRTAAWLGGCFVLLIATSSGIGRYSPAMFSVHMGSHMLLSMVAPVLFVLGGPVTLALRALPVAGRDAPPGPREWLLAAVHSPISRVLTHPVVALVLFVGSFYVLYFSGLFGAALNYHWAHLLMNVHFLLTGYVFYWPVIGVDQAPRRLPHLGRLGMMFAAMPFHAFFGVILMSKQTVIGDNFYRALHLPWVSDLLADQRLGGGIAWASGEVPALLVLIALLLQWARADAREAKRKDRREEASGEQELAAYNAMLKQMADQGKPRS from the coding sequence GTGCCCTCCGAAGTTTCCGAGCCCGCGACCTCCCGCCGGGCGAGTGTTCTCCCGCTGCTGCTGGTGTGCGGGTTGCTGGCGGCGGTGGTGGCCGTCGCGCTGCTCGCGTTGTCGGGCGGCGCCACGTACCAGATCGTGGGCCTGCCCGACCCCGGCCTCGTGACGCAGTACGGCGTCGGCGTGGTGCGGGTGCTCGCCGACGCCGCCTCGGTGGTGTGCGTGGGGTCGCTGCTGCTGGCGACGTTCCTGGTGCCGCCGCAGAAGTCCGGAATCCTGGACCGGGACGGGTACGCCGCCCTGCGCACCGCCGGGGCCGCGGCGTGGGTGTGGTTCTTCGCGGCGCTCGCCTCGGTCCTGTTCACCGCAGCGGACGCGGCGGGCAAGCCGGTCACCGAGCTGTTCTCGCCGCAGGTCCTGCTCGACCTCGTCGACGCGATCGAACAGCCCAAGGCCTGGCTGTGGACCGCGGGTATCGCGCTGCTGCTGGTGCTCGGCTGCCGCCTCGCCCTGTCCTGGGGATGGACCGCGGTGCTGTTCGGGGTGTCCCTCGCCGGGCTCGTCCCGGTCGCGGTGACCGGGCACTCCGCGAGCGGTGGCTCCCACGACCTCGCCACGAACAGCCTGCTCTACCACCTGGTGGCCGCGTCGCTGTGGGTCGGCGGCCTGGTCGCGCTGCTCGCCCTCGGCTGGCGGCGCGGCGATCACCTGGCGCTCGCCGCGCGCCGGTTCTCGTGGCTCGCCCTGGTGTGCTGGATCGTGATGGCGGTGTCCGGCGTGATCAACGCGCTGGTCCGGCTGCCGCTGTCCGATTTGTTCACCACCGAGTACGGCCTGCTCGTCGTGGCCAAGGTCGTTGCCCTGCTCGTGCTCGGGGTGTTCGGCCAGCAACAACGTTCCCGCGGTGTGCGGGCGGTGGTCGAGGGCCAGGGCGGTGGGCAGCTGCTGCGCCTGGCCGCGATCGAGGTGCTGATCATGTTCGTCACGATCGGCATCGCCACCGCGCTGGGCCGCACCCCGCCGCCGCAGGAAGCCGTGCAGCCCTCGACGACGGAACTGCTCATCGGCTACAACCTGCCGGGCCCGCCCACCGTGCTGCGGCTGCTGTTCGACTGGCGGTTCGACCTGGTCTTCGGCACCGCGGCGATCGTGCTGGCGGTGTCGTACCTGGCGGGCGTGCGGCGGCTGCGGCGCAAGGGGGTCGCATGGCCCGCGGGCCGGACGGCCGCGTGGCTCGGCGGGTGCTTCGTGTTGCTGATCGCCACGTCGTCCGGCATCGGGCGCTACTCGCCGGCGATGTTCAGCGTGCACATGGGCAGTCACATGCTCCTGTCGATGGTCGCGCCGGTGCTGTTCGTGCTGGGCGGCCCGGTGACCCTCGCGCTGCGGGCGCTGCCGGTGGCCGGCCGGGACGCCCCGCCGGGTCCGCGGGAATGGCTGCTCGCCGCAGTGCATTCGCCGATCTCGCGCGTGCTCACCCATCCGGTCGTCGCGCTGGTTCTGTTCGTCGGCTCGTTCTACGTTCTGTACTTCTCCGGCCTGTTCGGCGCGGCGCTGAACTACCACTGGGCGCACCTTCTGATGAACGTCCACTTCCTCCTCACCGGGTACGTCTTCTACTGGCCGGTGATCGGGGTGGACCAGGCGCCGCGGCGGCTGCCGCACCTCGGACGGCTCGGCATGATGTTCGCCGCCATGCCCTTCCACGCCTTCTTCGGCGTGATCCTGATGTCGAAGCAGACCGTCATCGGCGACAACTTCTACCGGGCGCTGCACCTGCCGTGGGTGTCCGATCTGCTGGCCGACCAGCGGCTGGGCGGCGGGATCGCGTGGGCGTCGGGCGAGGTGCCCGCGCTGCTGGTGCTGATCGCGCTGCTGCTGCAGTGGGCACGCGCCGACGCGCGGGAGGCGAAGCGGAAGGACCGCCGGGAGGAGGCCAGCGGGGAGCAGGAGCTGGCGGCCTACAACGCGATGCTCAAGCAGATGGCGGACCAGGGCAAGCCGCGCTCGTAG
- a CDS encoding MFS transporter, with translation MSDRVAVFVVFALNGAVYGSWAPRVPALADQAGAGPGTLGLALLGGTAGLLLAAPLSGRWSERFGARRVMIASTLLSCAVLAVTGLVGSVAWLAIALFGLGFASGALDVAMNVGGVAVERRRGTAIMPVFHAGFSFGGLVASAAAGLAAARHWSTDRHFLVAAVVAALVLVLVHRGLPRSAPRVERRVGQPRTAPARRPVLWLLAAVPLCSAVAEGASSDWSALLLVTEHGTGQGAAALAFTAFSLAMAVTRLGSAWMQRRFGATRTLVAGAVVAGAGLLTSAVVPAAGPAFAGFVLAGTGLAAAFPVALSLAGAAGKRADGSGGEREIAFVTTVAYTGFLAGPPLIGGLAQVTSLSASFVLVAVLAALIAPAAAGASRARHRERAAAELPV, from the coding sequence ATCAGCGACCGGGTAGCGGTGTTCGTCGTGTTCGCGCTCAACGGCGCGGTCTACGGATCGTGGGCACCGCGGGTGCCCGCGCTCGCCGACCAGGCCGGCGCCGGCCCCGGCACGCTGGGGCTGGCGCTGCTCGGCGGCACCGCCGGGCTTCTGCTGGCGGCCCCGTTGTCCGGGCGCTGGTCGGAGCGGTTCGGGGCACGCCGCGTGATGATCGCCTCGACGCTGCTGAGCTGCGCCGTGCTGGCGGTGACCGGGCTCGTCGGGTCGGTCGCGTGGCTCGCGATCGCCCTGTTCGGGCTCGGCTTCGCGAGCGGCGCGCTGGACGTGGCGATGAACGTCGGCGGGGTCGCCGTGGAGCGGCGCCGCGGCACGGCGATCATGCCGGTGTTCCACGCGGGATTCAGCTTCGGCGGCCTGGTCGCGTCGGCCGCCGCCGGGCTCGCCGCGGCCCGCCACTGGTCAACCGACCGGCACTTCCTCGTAGCCGCGGTCGTGGCCGCGCTCGTGCTGGTCCTCGTCCACCGCGGTCTGCCCCGATCGGCTCCTCGTGTGGAGCGGCGGGTGGGCCAGCCCCGCACGGCCCCGGCCCGCCGTCCGGTGCTGTGGTTGCTCGCCGCGGTCCCGCTGTGTTCCGCCGTCGCCGAGGGGGCCAGCTCGGACTGGTCGGCGTTGCTGCTGGTGACCGAGCACGGCACGGGGCAGGGTGCGGCCGCGCTGGCCTTCACCGCGTTCTCCCTCGCCATGGCGGTGACCCGTCTGGGCAGCGCGTGGATGCAGCGCCGCTTCGGCGCCACCCGCACCCTGGTGGCCGGCGCCGTCGTGGCCGGGGCGGGGTTGCTGACCTCGGCCGTCGTGCCGGCCGCGGGTCCGGCCTTCGCCGGGTTCGTCCTGGCCGGCACCGGGCTCGCCGCGGCGTTCCCGGTCGCGCTGAGCCTCGCCGGTGCGGCCGGTAAGCGGGCCGACGGCAGCGGCGGGGAACGCGAGATCGCGTTCGTCACCACCGTCGCGTACACCGGTTTCCTGGCCGGCCCGCCGCTGATCGGCGGACTCGCTCAGGTGACCTCGTTGTCCGCTTCGTTTGTGCTGGTCGCGGTTCTGGCGGCGTTGATCGCTCCGGCCGCGGCGGGGGCGAGTCGCGCACGTCACCGCGAACGGGCGGCTGCTGAGCTGCCCGTGTGA
- a CDS encoding LacI family DNA-binding transcriptional regulator: MTGTRRRRPTLDDVATAVGVSRATVSNAYNRPDQLSADLRNEVLRVAKRLGYAGPNPVARSLATQRTGAIAFMLDTGLSAAFSDPALSITLDALASRVDREGHALLLLPGGHDGGPRADRVLAAQADLAVAYSLADNAPALRAVKQRGLPLVVIDQPIVPGAARVSTDDRGGATAAARHLLELGHRRFAILSAQCLSEPRGGPLTAAEAARSRFRDNRERLAGYLEALGAAGIDPGAVPIWEVSGVSRDAAMPGAARLLDDEPTAMLCMSDELALAALAVARRRGLRVPRDLSVVGFDDTPPAAWSDPPLTTVRQDLVRKGQLAGELALRLLAGHRAPAATTLDVELVVRGSTGPAK; the protein is encoded by the coding sequence ATGACCGGTACCCGTCGGCGGCGCCCGACGCTGGACGACGTCGCCACCGCCGTGGGTGTCTCGCGGGCGACCGTGTCCAACGCGTACAACCGGCCCGACCAGCTCTCCGCCGACCTGCGCAACGAGGTACTGCGGGTCGCGAAGCGCCTCGGCTACGCGGGTCCCAACCCCGTCGCGCGGAGCCTGGCGACCCAGCGCACCGGCGCGATCGCGTTCATGCTCGACACCGGGTTGTCGGCGGCCTTCTCCGATCCGGCGCTGTCGATCACCCTCGACGCGCTGGCGAGCCGGGTCGACCGGGAAGGTCACGCGCTCCTCCTCCTGCCCGGCGGGCACGATGGCGGGCCGCGCGCCGACCGGGTGCTCGCAGCCCAGGCGGATCTCGCGGTGGCCTACTCCCTGGCGGACAACGCACCGGCGCTGCGAGCGGTCAAGCAACGCGGGCTGCCGCTGGTGGTGATCGACCAGCCGATCGTGCCCGGTGCCGCGCGGGTGTCGACCGACGATCGTGGCGGCGCGACGGCCGCAGCCCGGCACCTGCTGGAACTGGGACACCGGCGGTTCGCGATCCTGTCCGCGCAGTGCCTGTCCGAACCCCGGGGCGGTCCCCTGACGGCCGCCGAAGCCGCGCGGAGCCGGTTCCGGGACAACCGGGAGCGGCTCGCCGGTTACCTGGAGGCGCTGGGGGCGGCCGGCATCGACCCGGGTGCAGTGCCGATCTGGGAGGTGTCCGGGGTGTCCCGCGACGCGGCGATGCCTGGCGCGGCCCGCCTGCTCGACGACGAGCCGACCGCGATGCTGTGCATGTCCGACGAACTGGCACTGGCCGCGCTCGCCGTCGCGCGGCGACGCGGCCTGCGGGTGCCCCGGGACCTGTCCGTCGTCGGGTTCGACGACACCCCACCGGCCGCCTGGTCGGATCCGCCGTTGACGACCGTGCGGCAGGACCTGGTGCGCAAGGGGCAACTGGCCGGGGAGCTGGCCCTGCGCCTGCTCGCGGGCCATCGCGCGCCGGCGGCGACCACATTGGACGTCGAGCTGGTGGTGCGCGGTTCCACGGGGCCCGCCAAATAG
- a CDS encoding peptidase inhibitor family I36 protein — translation MFGKVRAYLPKALVLAALGLLTTGGIAEAETAPAIPNGCEQGEFCAWSGGLYAGTVQFLDLRTANPGECIPLGGATRSFVNRLDREVTVYQGEDCSTEGDFSTYPGHGTFVPQAPFVVRAIQIWDY, via the coding sequence ATGTTTGGGAAAGTTCGCGCGTACCTGCCCAAGGCGCTCGTTCTGGCCGCGCTCGGATTGCTGACCACCGGAGGAATCGCCGAAGCGGAAACCGCTCCGGCCATTCCCAACGGCTGCGAGCAGGGCGAATTCTGCGCCTGGTCCGGAGGGCTCTACGCCGGCACGGTGCAGTTCCTCGACCTCCGCACGGCCAATCCCGGCGAATGCATCCCGCTCGGCGGGGCCACGCGCTCGTTCGTCAACCGGCTGGACCGCGAAGTGACCGTGTACCAGGGCGAGGACTGCTCCACAGAGGGCGACTTCAGCACGTACCCGGGCCACGGGACGTTCGTACCGCAGGCACCGTTCGTGGTGCGCGCCATCCAGATCTGGGACTACTAG
- a CDS encoding glycoside hydrolase family 2 protein produces the protein MIVADPDRLCPRPQLVRSEWFELDGTWGFAFDDDDRGLADRWFAEPEPFDRTITVPYPPESELSGVRATEPHAVVWYRREFDAPSIPHGHRLVLHFAAVDYAASVWINGNPVGGHEGGQTPFSFDITPALRADGPQVVVLRAEDRPDEGTQPRGKQDWHPEPHDIWYHRTTGIWQPVWAEVVPDLHLRELHWTPEISRASVVCEGELSVAPAEAVTIRVALRLGDEILAEQAVRVDRRRFRFDVAVPALRHGQDRHRLLWSPENPVLVDAAVELHVAEAPTDTVSSYLGLRDVGAADGRFLLNHLPYYPRMVLEQGYWPQSHLAAPDAVAVRREVELVKELGFTGVRVHQKAEDPRFLYWCDRLGLLVWGETANAYEFAPEAVERFTREWLEILRRDRSHPCIVTWVPVNESWGVPDIAMDRAQAHFARSLYHLTKSVDPSRPVIGNDGWEIPEADIVGVHDYAPAGASLSTRYGDPDAVHDTVTNGRPGGRRLLLDAAAPGRPVMLTEFGGLSYVPAEDEKWFGYATVTDDEDLVARLEQLVTTVLASPALAGFCYTQLTDTEQERNGLLTADRTPKVDPARIRAILTRPAAAIPPEELNPFRERT, from the coding sequence ATGATCGTCGCCGACCCGGACCGCCTGTGCCCCCGACCGCAACTCGTCCGGTCCGAGTGGTTCGAACTGGACGGCACCTGGGGCTTCGCGTTCGACGATGACGACCGCGGCCTCGCCGACCGGTGGTTCGCCGAGCCGGAACCGTTCGACCGGACGATCACCGTGCCGTACCCGCCGGAATCGGAGCTCTCCGGCGTGCGTGCGACCGAACCGCACGCCGTCGTCTGGTACCGGCGCGAGTTCGACGCGCCGTCGATCCCGCACGGACACCGCCTGGTCCTGCACTTCGCCGCGGTCGACTACGCGGCATCCGTGTGGATCAACGGAAATCCGGTCGGCGGCCACGAAGGTGGGCAGACACCGTTCTCCTTCGACATCACTCCGGCGTTGCGGGCGGACGGTCCGCAGGTCGTCGTCCTGCGGGCGGAGGACCGGCCGGACGAAGGCACTCAGCCCAGGGGCAAGCAGGACTGGCATCCCGAGCCGCACGACATCTGGTACCACCGCACCACCGGAATCTGGCAGCCGGTGTGGGCGGAAGTGGTGCCCGACCTGCATTTGCGTGAACTGCACTGGACGCCCGAGATCAGCCGGGCATCCGTCGTCTGCGAGGGCGAGCTCTCCGTGGCACCCGCGGAAGCCGTCACGATTCGCGTGGCGTTGCGGCTCGGCGACGAAATCCTGGCCGAACAGGCCGTGCGGGTCGACCGGCGGCGGTTCCGGTTCGATGTCGCCGTACCCGCGCTGCGGCACGGACAGGATCGGCACCGGCTGCTGTGGTCTCCGGAGAACCCCGTGCTGGTGGACGCCGCAGTCGAACTGCACGTCGCCGAAGCGCCCACCGATACGGTGTCGAGCTATCTCGGTCTGCGTGATGTCGGTGCGGCTGATGGTCGTTTCCTCCTCAATCACCTCCCGTACTACCCGCGGATGGTTCTGGAACAGGGCTACTGGCCCCAGTCGCACCTCGCCGCGCCGGACGCGGTCGCGGTGCGCCGGGAGGTCGAGCTCGTCAAGGAGCTGGGCTTCACCGGTGTCCGGGTGCACCAGAAGGCCGAGGACCCCCGGTTCCTCTACTGGTGCGACCGGCTCGGATTGCTGGTCTGGGGTGAGACCGCGAACGCCTACGAGTTCGCTCCGGAAGCCGTCGAGCGGTTCACCCGGGAATGGCTGGAGATCCTGCGCCGCGACCGCAGCCATCCCTGCATCGTCACCTGGGTACCGGTCAACGAGAGCTGGGGCGTCCCGGACATCGCCATGGACCGGGCCCAAGCTCACTTCGCGCGATCCCTCTACCACCTCACCAAGAGCGTCGATCCGAGCCGGCCGGTGATCGGCAACGACGGCTGGGAGATCCCCGAAGCCGACATCGTCGGTGTGCACGACTACGCCCCCGCGGGCGCCTCACTGTCCACTCGCTACGGTGATCCCGACGCCGTGCACGACACCGTGACCAACGGACGGCCCGGCGGTCGTCGCCTCCTGCTCGACGCCGCCGCACCCGGCCGCCCGGTCATGCTGACCGAGTTCGGTGGCCTGTCCTACGTGCCCGCCGAGGACGAGAAGTGGTTCGGCTACGCCACCGTGACGGATGACGAAGACCTGGTCGCCCGCCTGGAGCAGCTCGTCACCACCGTCCTCGCCTCGCCCGCGCTCGCCGGCTTCTGCTACACCCAGCTGACCGACACCGAGCAGGAACGCAACGGTCTGCTCACCGCGGACCGGACGCCGAAGGTCGATCCGGCCCGGATCCGGGCGATCCTCACCCGCCCCGCGGCGGCCATCCCGCCCGAGGAGCTCAACCCCTTCCGTGAGCGCACTTGA
- a CDS encoding DUF2087 domain-containing protein: MASPEALVSALADPERLMLFARICTEPDGLPGDDRRTAKLANRLVSAGLVTLAEGRYRPVPEAFRDALARRPADPLDALFRRGRLTAIPRPGKLRRALLTELAGKFEPGRIYTEREVREKLAPIHDDHAALRRFLVDEGLLQRSNDGRAYGRPAEARPAADGSFAGA, translated from the coding sequence ATGGCCTCACCGGAAGCGCTGGTTTCCGCGCTGGCGGATCCCGAACGCCTGATGCTCTTCGCCAGGATCTGCACGGAGCCCGACGGCCTGCCCGGCGACGACCGGCGCACGGCGAAGCTCGCGAACCGGCTCGTCTCAGCTGGGCTCGTCACCCTTGCCGAGGGTCGCTACCGGCCCGTCCCCGAAGCCTTCCGCGATGCGCTGGCGAGGCGACCGGCCGATCCGCTCGATGCGCTGTTCCGCCGCGGACGGCTCACGGCGATCCCACGGCCGGGCAAGCTGCGTCGAGCCCTGCTCACGGAACTCGCCGGAAAGTTCGAGCCGGGCCGGATCTACACGGAGCGCGAGGTTCGCGAGAAGCTCGCGCCCATCCACGACGACCACGCCGCGCTCCGCCGTTTCCTCGTTGACGAAGGTTTGCTCCAGCGCAGCAACGACGGCCGCGCCTACGGACGCCCTGCCGAGGCACGCCCGGCAGCCGACGGGTCGTTCGCCGGGGCGTGA
- a CDS encoding PP2C family protein-serine/threonine phosphatase: MEPGPLTISYAVASDVGQRREANEDSVYTSPRLLAVADGMGGHVAGEVASSGAVAAIAALDERVAAESAKVDLEALAGAVSDAGRRLRALVEEDSRLQGMGTTLTVLAWNGDSFAVAHVGDSRAYRLREGELVQVTRDHTVVQELVDQGRISPELAMNHPQRSVLTRALQGAGEPEPDLFVLDARAGDRYLICSDGLSDVASPDQLSEVLSTVPEPDEAVRRLVELANAGGGPDNISCVVADVRD; this comes from the coding sequence ATGGAACCTGGGCCGCTGACGATTTCCTACGCCGTGGCTTCCGACGTCGGGCAGCGACGCGAAGCGAACGAGGACTCGGTCTACACCAGTCCGCGTCTGCTGGCGGTCGCCGACGGGATGGGCGGCCACGTCGCCGGTGAGGTCGCGAGTTCGGGCGCGGTCGCCGCGATCGCCGCCCTGGACGAGCGCGTGGCGGCCGAGTCGGCGAAGGTCGACCTGGAGGCGCTGGCCGGTGCGGTGTCCGATGCGGGGCGCCGGTTGCGGGCGCTCGTCGAGGAGGACAGCCGGCTGCAGGGCATGGGGACCACGCTGACGGTCCTGGCGTGGAACGGTGATTCGTTCGCCGTGGCGCACGTGGGTGATTCCCGCGCGTACCGGCTGCGCGAGGGCGAGCTGGTGCAGGTGACGCGGGACCACACGGTGGTGCAGGAGCTGGTGGACCAGGGGCGGATCTCGCCGGAACTGGCGATGAACCACCCGCAGCGGTCGGTGCTGACGCGGGCCCTGCAGGGCGCCGGGGAGCCGGAGCCGGATCTGTTCGTGCTGGACGCCCGGGCCGGCGACCGGTACCTGATCTGTTCGGACGGCCTGTCGGACGTCGCGTCACCCGACCAGCTCAGCGAGGTCCTGAGCACCGTGCCCGAACCCGACGAAGCGGTGCGGCGGCTGGTGGAGCTCGCCAACGCGGGCGGCGGACCGGACAACATCAGCTGCGTCGTCGCCGACGTCCGGGACTGA